A genomic window from Candidatus Methylomirabilota bacterium includes:
- a CDS encoding HEAT repeat domain-containing protein, translated as DWPEAEHALVSALRDRAARVRQAALTALWDAAGPRAREALDLALLDDDPQIRALAAALARPGGGSAGAEE; from the coding sequence GGACTGGCCGGAGGCCGAGCACGCGCTGGTGAGTGCCCTCCGGGACCGGGCGGCGCGGGTGCGGCAGGCCGCGCTCACGGCGCTGTGGGATGCCGCCGGGCCCCGCGCGCGCGAGGCGCTGGACCTGGCCCTCCTGGATGATGACCCGCAGATCCGGGCCTTGGCCGCCGCGCTGGCGCGTCCCGGGGGCGGCTCGGCCGGAGCCGAGGAGTAG
- a CDS encoding nucleotidyltransferase domain-containing protein, with translation MAQTLPADLARFVETLAASWGDSLVSVVLFGSWARGTAGPDSDIDLLIVAASLPRSRFERFRLWRATAGEVSSELAHKLSVILLTTEEAKATHPFYLDLTVEGVLLHDRDGFFQEVLDRLGRRLAELGSRRATDPQGHPYWILKEDCAFGEAIEL, from the coding sequence ATGGCTCAGACGCTCCCGGCCGATCTCGCTCGCTTCGTCGAGACGCTCGCCGCGTCCTGGGGCGACAGCCTGGTCAGCGTCGTTCTCTTCGGGTCGTGGGCGCGCGGGACGGCCGGACCCGACTCGGACATCGACCTTCTGATCGTCGCCGCCAGCCTGCCGCGGTCCCGGTTCGAGCGCTTTCGCCTGTGGCGCGCTACCGCAGGAGAGGTCTCCTCCGAGCTGGCGCACAAGCTCTCGGTGATCCTGCTGACCACGGAGGAGGCGAAGGCGACGCACCCCTTCTACCTCGATCTCACCGTGGAGGGGGTGCTGCTCCACGATCGGGACGGGTTTTTTCAGGAAGTCCTCGACCGTCTGGGGCGGCGGCTCGCGGAGCTGGGATCCAGGCGCGCCACGGATCCTCAGGGCCACCCCTACTGGATCCTGAAGGAGGACTGCGCCTTCGGCGAGGCCATCGAGCTGTGA
- a CDS encoding RidA family protein, with protein sequence MGRAGDTIYVSGQASVDRDGRLVGAGDVVAQTRQVLENMTLALAAAGATLHDVGKVTVYLAHCADRPKVNEVRQAYFGANRPASTLIGISEFAIPGMLIEIDAVAVLTR encoded by the coding sequence ATGGGCCGGGCCGGCGACACGATCTACGTCTCGGGCCAGGCCAGCGTGGACCGGGACGGGAGGCTGGTCGGGGCCGGGGACGTCGTCGCCCAGACGCGTCAGGTCCTGGAGAACATGACGCTCGCCCTGGCCGCGGCCGGGGCCACTCTCCACGACGTCGGGAAGGTCACCGTCTACCTGGCGCACTGCGCCGACCGCCCCAAGGTCAACGAGGTCCGCCAGGCCTACTTCGGCGCCAACCGCCCGGCCTCGACGCTGATCGGGATCAGCGAGTTCGCGATCCCGGGCATGCTCATCGAGATCGACGCCGTCGCGGTGCTCACGCGATGA
- a CDS encoding Uma2 family endonuclease: METGLKQRLDYDDYAAIPPDRNRYELLDGELCVAPAPSPLHQRVSKRLQRQLEAYFEARGLGEVFDAPIDLILSFHDVVQPDLVVVTEPTQISGRGVEGPPALVVEVLSPSTRNQDRTAKARRYAGLGVPHYWLVDPEARRFECYRAEQGTYRLVCASEGDASLSHPDWPDLRLNPADLWR; this comes from the coding sequence ATGGAGACAGGGCTGAAGCAGAGGCTCGACTACGACGACTACGCCGCGATTCCGCCCGACCGGAACCGCTACGAGCTCCTCGACGGTGAGCTCTGTGTGGCGCCGGCGCCCAGTCCCCTGCACCAGCGCGTCTCCAAGCGGCTTCAGCGCCAGCTCGAGGCCTACTTCGAGGCCCGGGGTCTCGGCGAGGTCTTCGACGCCCCGATCGATCTGATCCTGTCGTTTCACGACGTCGTCCAGCCGGACCTGGTCGTCGTCACCGAGCCGACTCAGATCTCCGGTCGCGGCGTCGAGGGGCCGCCCGCGCTGGTCGTCGAGGTCCTCTCACCCTCGACGCGGAACCAGGATCGGACGGCCAAGGCCCGCCGCTATGCCGGCCTTGGCGTCCCGCATTATTGGCTGGTGGACCCCGAAGCCCGGCGGTTCGAGTGCTACCGGGCCGAGCAGGGCACCTACCGCCTCGTCTGCGCCTCCGAGGGCGACGCCTCCCTCTCCCACCCTGACTGGCCCGACCTCCGGCTGAATCCCGCCGACCTCTGGCGGTAG
- a CDS encoding RidA family protein has translation MPRHQLIRAEGLSEPISHYSDAVLAGDTIYVSGQASLDRDGKLVGAGDVVAQTRQVLENMKLALAAAGATLDDVVKVTVYLAHCADRPRVNEVRQAYFGANRPASTLIGISEFAIPGMLVEVDAVAVVGPARERAPAAP, from the coding sequence ATGCCGCGGCACCAGCTCATTCGCGCCGAGGGACTCTCGGAGCCGATCAGCCACTACTCGGACGCGGTCCTTGCCGGGGACACGATCTACGTCTCGGGCCAGGCGAGCCTCGACCGGGACGGGAAGCTGGTCGGGGCCGGGGACGTCGTCGCCCAGACCCGTCAGGTGCTGGAGAACATGAAGCTCGCTCTGGCCGCGGCCGGCGCCACGCTCGACGACGTCGTGAAGGTCACCGTCTACCTGGCGCACTGCGCCGACCGCCCGAGGGTCAACGAGGTCCGCCAGGCCTATTTCGGCGCCAACCGCCCGGCCTCCACCCTGATCGGGATCAGCGAGTTCGCGATCCCGGGGATGCTCGTCGAGGTCGACGCCGTCGCGGTGGTCGGGCCCGCCCGGGAGCGCGCCCCGGCCGCGCCTTGA